The window AGCACCACTCCGTCGGGTTCGGCGCCGAGCAGGTCGGCCACGGCCGAGCGGGCGGCGGCCACCATCTCCAGCGAGCGCCGGCCGGGCGCGAAGGCGGCGCTGCGGTTGCCCACCGCCGCGCGCATGGCGGCGGTGACCGTGTCGACGACTCCGGCGGCGGTCTGGGTGCCCCCGGCGCCGTCGAGATGGACGAAGCCCTCGGCGAGGGCGGGGTAGGCGGCCCGGGTGCGGGCGATGTCGAACGGCATGCCCGGGACCCTAACGCCCCGCCCCGGGCGCCCCACCTGCGCGGATGATCACGCCCTGCCGGAGTGGTCCGCGTCTCGTACCCTTGGCGGGGTGACGAACCGACGTGTTGCCTTCCCGCTGACCCCCACCCGCCGGGCCGCCGGCCTGTTGGCCGGCCTGGCGCTCGGCGCCGCCGTGCTCGCCGGCTGCAGCTCCGAGGGCGCCAGCACCGACTGCGGTCTGGACGCCTGCACCGTCACCTTCGACCGGGGCGTGGACGCCAGCGCCACCATCCTCGGCGTGGAGGCGAAGCTGATCGGCGCGCAGGGCGACCAGGTCACCGTCGAGGTCGCCGGCGAGCAGCTGTCGCTGACGACGGGCCAGCAGGCCACCGAGGTCGGCGGCTTCGCGGTGACGCTCGACAGCGTCACCGACCAGGAGGTCAAGATCCGGGTGTCGAGGAACCCGGGCAACTGACCCGACCGGGGCGGCGGTGGCCGACGTTTGGAAATCTTCGTATTCGGTGATTGAGGCGCCATGTCACTCACCCGGAATGCCGAAGCCACCGCCTCCCGTACGGCGAACAGCAGGTGGCTCGAGTTGTTGGCCAGAGTCGGTTTCATCGGCTACGGCATCGTGCACCTCCTGTTCGCCTGGCTGGCGTTGCAGATCGCGTTCGGCAAGGCCGGCGACGACGGCGACCAGTCCGGCGCGCTGCGCACCCTCGCCCAGCAGCCGATGGGCAAGTTCCTCGTCATCGCCATCGCGGTCGGCCTGCTCGCCATGGCGATCTGGCAGGCGCTGGAGGCGGCCGTCGGGCACCGCGCCGAGCGCGGCAAGGAGCGCGTCTGGGAGCGGATCGCCTCGGCGGGACGCACCGTCGTCTACCTCTACTTCGCCTGGACGGCCTTCAAGGTCTTCAAGGACGCCGGCTCCAACAGCGCCGACCAGCAGGAGGCGCTGACCGGCAAGCTCATGGAGTCCTCCGGTGGCCGCTGGCTGGTCGGCCTGGCCGGGCTCGGCCTCGCCGCGATCGGCGTCGGCCT is drawn from Micromonospora sp. NBC_01740 and contains these coding sequences:
- a CDS encoding DUF1206 domain-containing protein, with amino-acid sequence MSLTRNAEATASRTANSRWLELLARVGFIGYGIVHLLFAWLALQIAFGKAGDDGDQSGALRTLAQQPMGKFLVIAIAVGLLAMAIWQALEAAVGHRAERGKERVWERIASAGRTVVYLYFAWTAFKVFKDAGSNSADQQEALTGKLMESSGGRWLVGLAGLGLAAIGVGLVIYGLIKRFEKHLKTGEMNARTRQLTRRLGMAGYIAKGVAYGISGLLIILAAVNYDPEKARGLDAALRALRDQAYGQILLTLVALGIAAFGVFCFLQSRYRKV